ACTCCTAGGactattaaccccccccccccccccaacacacatccCCCATTTTGAGTTAGTGAAAACTTCGGCAAACGTGGCAGCTGAGTCGGGTCAGAGAGacgggcctagggtgaccagacagcaagtgtgaaaaatcgggacagggagtggggggtaataggagcctatataagaaaaagacccaaaaatcgggactgtccctctaaaatcaggacatctggtcaccctagacggGCCTGGAGCAAACCCTTGGACCCCCCGCCCGCCCTCTTAGCAACAGGCACCGAGCTCGCCCGGCGGCTGCTCGGCCCCGCCCCAGGCACAACCTAGGGAGAGGGGCCCGCTCCGGGGACCCACtaacgccgccccccccccccccaggcggagACCCCAGCCGGGGAAGGAGGCGGCCTAGGGACGGGCGGGAAAAACCCGAgcccgcgggggagggggggcgaagGGGCCCCGTTGCTCAGGAGCCGAAACCCACTTACCACCGCTACCGCCAACCCCAGCCTCGTTCTGCTCGACAGTGTCCCCTACGCCGCTTAGCTCCGCCGTTAACAATTTTTGAACAACGGTCCCTAGTCCAAACTCACCAATCACCGCGGGCCGTCGTCCCCATCGAACGCGCAGATTGGACGAGCCGCGGGAAGCAGCCGAGTACCCGGATGAAAACAAGCCCGCCCTGCTCTCCCATGAAACCAACTGCCGTCACGGAGACTTCTGGAACATGTAGTCTCTAGACTGAGGGCGGCTTGCACGGCAGGCGAGCGTGGAAACCACAGCTCCCAGAAGGCATCAGGAGCCGGAGTGCGTAGCCAATCCGAGAAGGAACTTTCAACGTTGGGGATGAAGTGGCCAATCAGCTTTCAGTAAGTAAGGCGCTGTTTGACTACGTTCCAATTGGTGGCCTTGGTGGCTGGAATAGTCCATTGTGAATCTGATGTAACTATGGAGGTAGGGCAGGTAGACTACAGGTGACACTGGCACTTGGGCTATCCCCATACCAAACCCTTCCCCCAACTCAGTGGGGTGCCACGTCtcccatcccctccagcccctaTTGCCTCCCACTCAGTGGGTCGAGACATGTGATCTCCCCCAGCATAGAGCTAGGGGATTGTGCCTTTTTCCCTCATCACCTTCCATGCCAAGGAGTCTCCCTAGTCAGgcacctcccaggatcaggcccagcacACCTAGCCAGCTTTACACCAACACACTTCTCAGTAGCTTTATTTGCATTGTGCAGATGTCTAAATAACCATTTCGATTTTTGGTTTGGTCAAAACATGATGTGTTCACAAATAGCTTGGGGTTGGCCGAAACTGCATTTATCAGCAAATGGTTTATTTGCTGAAATATTTCCCCTATCTCTAGCAGTAAAGTATGGTATTGTATGCTCCCTGATGTCCCtagccccgcaccgctcccggcaatggctggcatgtccctgggggaggggcaggggactcTGCGCATTGCCCCAGCCTGCAGGCaccctcccgcagctcccattggctgcagttcctggccaatgggagctgcggagttggtgcttggggcaagggcagtgcacggagacccctgcccctcctccaggggctgcagggatgtgccagcCACTTCCGTGAGCGACGTGGGGCCAggacaggcaaggagcctgccttagtcctgctgtgctgctggacttttagcacctaaaatctcccagtttggcttcagtagcctccaggagataaagcccgattccaggagactcccggcgAAACCAGGAGGGTTGACAACCCTAAGCGTATCtcctcagtagggtgaccagatagcaagtgtgaaaaatcaggacagaggataggtgcctaaatgagaaaaagccctgaatatcttgactggccctataaaatagggacatctggtcaccctactcctcgGTAATACAGGCATGCAAGCACATCAAGCCTGTCCTTTCCTCTTTCCCCTAGCTTCCCATAGAATACTGAGTCAAGTTCAATTTCTCAGTTCTTGCCTCAAAGTGCAAAATAGCCTGACCCCAGCATATCTAAAAGATCACCTAGAACTCAGGGACGAAGACTACAACTGACAACTCCATTCCTTAGGTACAATGAAACTTTCTACCATAGGGTGCAGCTTGTccatgcaggagacagagctttctcatgGACTGTCAGAGGGGCTGGCCCCTGAGGGAGTCAGACACCCAGTCTACTGGTGACGAACTTTGCTATGGTGAATGAGCCAACCCAAATCCACTTAGAGAATGAGTCAATTGCTTAAGTAACTGGGCAGCAGTTAATTAGGTAAGGAGCACCTGGGCCTTATAAAGGTTATGAAGGCTCAGACAGGGtacagagaagagagaggaagtTCCTAAGAAAAGGGCTTCCTAGGGGGAGCAGTTGAGGGAATTCACTAGGAAAGAAAACAGAGGAAGAGTACTCCTAGCAGGAAGAGGATCTGGAAGGAAAGACCTGTGAATACCAAGCCCTAACAAAACCTAGTTCCCCCAAGAGGATTTCACCAGGTAGTAGCAAGAATTCCAGCTCACAAATGAATGATATGTTATTCTGGAGAAGGGTTGCCATGGCTTGAACTCTGCAGGAACCTTGAACCCAGATGAGAAATCCTTTCATATTTGATGACAGGAGGCAAAGAGTCCAGTAAAGGGTCCTGGGTCAAGAGGGCCTCACTGGTAAGGAGCGTGGATGGACTAAAATTAACTCGGTCCCCTTCGGGTGGAGGTTTACATGTGTAACACATTCTGCCATTGGATTAAATAAACTAGACACCTGAAGGGGCACAGGGCAATACATATATAAGCTTTTGGGGACTTTAGTGAAAGTACACTAAGGGACAGTGAGGCCGAGATGTGCCTGCAGTTCTGCACAGGACTGGCATGGGACACTCCTGGGGTGACTGCCTACCATTACAGGGGCCAATATGAACATATGTAAGGAGCTCACCCAGGAATAAGCACCACTGCAAACCACCCCATCTTTTGCAGCAAACTCCAGGCAGAGGCGCTGGAACTAtttgtatagtgggagtgctgagagccattgatccAAACTATaagccctgtatatgatggaaaccacttgaaGCCAGGGAGTGTGGCagcaccctagttccagcacctgtgactCCAGGGTGCCAGCCCCCCTCTTGGCCAATACACTGGGGATTAAACTGGAGAACTCCAGAGCTAAAAACATCAGCTGTTACACCTTCAGCTACTGTAGCTGGGGACTGTAACAACTCATATCTGCTGTAGACAGGCACAGAGGGGAACCTGAAAAACACACACTCACCAAGGGGTTACACCATGCACACTTTGACCTGCCTCTGCTAACAGATGCAGAGTAGCatgtacaaaattaaaaaaaacccagcaagacatgagaagtaattcttctactctattccatgctgataaggcctcagatggagtatcATGTCGAGTTttgggtaccacatttcaggaaagatgtggacaaattggagaaagcccagaggagACTAGatgaaatgattaaaggtctagaaaacatgacctatgaggaaagaatgaaaaaattgatttgtttaatctgaagaaaagaagacagaggggggagataagttttcaagtacgtaaaaggttgttacaaggaggagagtgaaaaattgttcttaacctctgagacaagaagcaatagtcttaaattgcagcaagcgtggtttaggttggacattaggacaaATTGCCtacagggaggttgtggaatctccagcagtggaggtttttaagaacaggttagatgcCTTAGGGATGGTCTAATTATTACTCAGTCCTGCTGTGAGCCCAGGGGAGGGGACTGGATGACCTTGTGAGGTCCCGTCCAGGCCTACCcttgtgattctatgaaaacGCTCCATTGCACCCCCACTTCTTTCTGCCTGGGGAGGGAAAGAGCTGGGACAAACCATACgtgtggggtgaccagatgtccctgttttatagggacagtcccgatagctggggctttgtcttatatgagCACCTActacccccatcccctgtcctgatttttccacACTTGCTGCCTGCTCACCCTGCATAGCCCGGTGGCTTtccagctgggagctgctggcatTTCCGCATCGAAGCCCCAGGCATGGGAGTGGATGCCCCaaagggctgtgggcagggctggcccaCGCAGGATACCCAACCCCACAGGACAGAGGCGGCGCTGATGGGCTGCTATGGGCACAGCCCCTCCAGCTGGGCGTGGCCCAGCCCGACAGCTGCATAGTGACATCACTGAGCGGGCCGGGCGGCGCGGTCGCTTTAAATCTCCACTTCTCCAGGGCGCTCACGCGGGGTCGCCAAAGTCTGCGCTTTGACACAGCCGCCCGTTGTGTTGCGCATGCTCACTACTCCTGCGTGCGCAGCCGCACACTCAGCGGAACACATCTCGCGCATGGGTATTAACGCCCAGGCCTGGCCGGACGTTCCCGCCCCAAGCGTGAGACCCATTCGCGCATGCGCATTCCCCCCTCAGCCCCGCCCAGCCCTGACAAGGCGGccgttgggggcggggaggggcagggaaggaggccGCTGAAGCGGCTCAGGCCCCGCGGGCTCCCAGCGATCTTTGCCCCGGCGTCTTCCTccgtgggggaagaggagcagggggttgggctctTCGCCGGCCTCCGAGGTGAGAGCGGAGTGGCGCAGGCGAGGCGTGAGTGACAACCGGGTGCTGCCAATGGGAGGATGCCTGTTGGTCCcgcccctgaccccccccagggggcggggccagggagaggggaaaggaaggggggagggggaatctccaTCTCCACTTCCACCTCCACAGTGTGTCTCCTCTTCTTCTCCCGCTGTTTGTTCCCCTCCCTCGGCCGGCTCCCAGTTCTGGGGGCTCTCCCCAGCAGGGCCTTTGGCTAGGGCGGATCTCAAGTCCTGGGTTACAGCCATTCTCTCATTGACCCCCTAAGTCTCCGCATGTGCGTGTCCTTGCCCCCCATCGCACGCGGACAAGGGAACTGGAAGGCGGAACTCCTCAATGGCTTTGCCAAAGCCAAGAGAGTCGGTGCCTGGAAGGCAGGAATCCTGGGCTTAGCCCATTAGACCATCCTGCTTCTCTTGGCTCAGAAATCACACTGGCTGTTCCGCAAAGAAGCCAATTCCTCTGTGGGCAACCAGCTAAGAGGGAGTTTCTGGTAGCATAGAGCCATCAGCAGCAACGAATTGGTACTTCCCCCACAGCCATGAAAAAAGAGGGTCCCACAGGAGTGGGTTGCCAGGGTCCCAACAGTCTGCCCTGGATGCTTGTAGGAGACTATGAATAAGCTATGATCACTGTGACAGACTTCCAGCTCTCAGCATCAGTGAGTTACATCTGTAGGGTTTTCTTCACAATAAAGGGTGCTGGAACTTTAGCCTCCCTCCCTCGTCCAAAAAGTAACAAAGGCTAAGACAAAAAATGTTGCTGATTCACATGCAAGACCTATCAGGAGTTGGTGGCATAGTACTGAATGAGCTTCATTAATCCCAACAGATCCTGCAAGAATTAATCATGCCCACTCTCCTTTTCAACATATACGTGAGACCCATTGGAAAGTTTATGAAATGCCATGGGTTCTAATCCTGCACCCTCTGTTGATGGTGTGCATCCCTCCAAACAACAAAGTATCAACTTTTGGGTTCTCCAAATATATGGATTGCAAAACTGGCAAGAAAGACCACCTTTTACCACCTTGCCAGAAGATTGCAGCTGTTTCTTTTCGATGAGTTCTTAACCACTGTAATCAACTCTCTCCTTGCTTCTCAGTTAATTACTGTAAGTCCACCTGGGTCTGAAGATGAAGGCTACATAGAAATTCTAACTTGTGCAGCATGCAGCAGACTTTCTTTAAAGAAAGAAACTGCTAAGAGCTCATCACATGAGGACTTaaaagagtccaggggctcccaGTTCATTCTAGAAtataagaacaaccataatgggcaagaccaatagtccatctagcccaataacctgtcttctcacagtggccactgccagactCTTCAGAAGAAAttaacagagcagggcaattaacATGCAATCCatttcctgtcatccagtcccagctactagcagtcagaggtttagcgACACcttgaccaccttggctaatagccattggtggccttatcctccaggaatttaactaaattatttttttaacccaactAATAATTCAGATAGGTGAATAACAATCTTCGCTTTTAAGGAACAATACATACTAGATCTTGATTATCTTGGAGATCACCTTCACATCTGTGACCCTGTGAAACAGATGTGCTCCAAGCCAAGGGCATGCTCTGGCTGACAGAGTCCAGATGAAACTTGCAAGAGCAAAGCCTTCTCAGTACACAGTTCTCAACTGGAGCTCCTCAGGAGAGGATATAAGAACTAGCCCAAGCCTGTTTGCTTTCAGAGGGTGATTTTGAAAGCTTCCAGCGCTGATGAAGGCAGGAgaatgaatttaaaaacaaaataacaataaaaacctCGGACCTCTATGTAAGGTGTCTGAGTGAGGGGCTTACTACAAATGCCTGAGagagggcagcagcaggaggggactCTTGCTATGTATAGAGTTCCAAAGATCTGGGGGCtggaaagggggtggggcaagggaagGGTTAGAAGACTAGTGGGGGAGGGACATGCgggatggggagctggggagctcagtgCATTTTGTTGTGGGAGGGTCAGGGAGCAGCCTACTGCGTGCTGAGTCAGTGGCTgtctttctcctctgcagctggtCCGACAGGGGCGGTGAACTGAGATTTCCCAGGCCAGAGCTTTCTCTCAGCAGGTACTCTAGAGGGTGAGTAGAAACACGCATGTATGTTCTCTCTCCAGTCCATATTCTGATAGGGAGCCTATGTATCCTGTCTATTGTTACAGATCCTTGTGGTTTAGGTGAGGCCACCCTATGCTGCTTCCCCTTGTAGGACCTAGGGCAGGGTGgaaatgaggcagagagaagctgcTCCTAGTAAAATCATAGAACTAAATAAAATGCTTTTAATAAAGAGTATTGAGATGAAGGTAACTTCAGTCAGTGACTGAACTACCTGGTGATTTCTCTGTGGAACAATAAGGTTTCTTAATACAACTGGTTACAGAAAGCTCTGAATATTTAGAATAACAGAAAACCCTGGCCCCCTTTCCCTGATAGATGGTGACTGTATTTGTGATGGtaagacactgaaaaagaatgtATCTGGGGCACATTTCTGTAGGGTTATTTCTGTCCTTATACTACTCTAGGGTTCTCTGGTAATATTTCAGGGTTTCCCTCAAAATTCAAGGGTGCAAAGTCTCGCCCACTTTTATATGTGATTGTATGCATTTCTTTTCCCTGGAAACCTCCCTCTGCAATGATTAACTACATCAGAAGTAATACAGCATAGATTTAATGTGCTTCCAGTCTTTACTTGCTTTTCTGGGCACTCTGAAACTATTATGTGACTTCCTCTCCCAACTTTTGCTAACAAAGTAGGGTTGAGGGTGTGAACCTATAACTGGGATTCCAGTAAAACACATAAGGGGTCTGTTATAGGATTTCCTAAGGATGTAGTGGCACCTAAATCCAGCAAAGAGGAActgagaacaggagtacttgtggcaccttagagacaaacaaatttatttgagcataagctttcatgggctacagcccacttcatcagatgcatagaatggaacatgtaGTGAGGAGATATAGTGAACTGTGCACCTTCCATGCACCTGGTAGCTGGTGAAACTCAACCCAGGGCTAATCCTCTCTggaatggaaaaaggaaaatgaTGCTGTAAAGCTTAAAACAACTCCCCTGTGCAGGGTGGCAGCTGCTATTGTTCTAGACTGAGCCTCTCTAATTGTTGGAAAATGTTACTCCACAGAAGTAAGAGAGGGCTGCATTGTTCTTTTAGTGCACAAGCAAATATTTCAAGGGACCTCACCCAGTAGTACcggtccctttaaaaaaaaaaacaggaagagcTTTGATCTTCTCTGGGAggcggggaggaagggggcgtgagggagggagggttctTTTGCGTTActgcagcagagcagagctgcatGCACCACTCAATCAAGGTAATGGAGGAACAGGCAGAGGGTGAGCTCTTGGGGCTCCAAAGCCTCTTTCTTTGCTTTCAAATTTCCAGCCTGCAGTGTCGCATGATCACTTCAGCAAGAGCTGCTTTTTCTTCCGAGGCTTAGATTGAGACTAgcagcagtggctggctgggcACTGAGCCCTTGTTGACCTTATGCAGAGGTGTAGAAACCCCTCAACCTTCTGCGCAGCTACATGACAAAAGAGCTTTCAGGCTTTCCCTGATTCATGTAGAGGTGGCTGAACTGATTGCATTTCATGTGCATGTGACTTGTGGCTGTTTCAGAAGCAAGTCCAAGGGTTTTCAGCCTAGTTCTCATAGAAATTGATGGTTTTCCAGCAGTTTTCTGAGGTTCTGCCTAACGTATAGCTGCAAAAACACTTGAGGGTTCAGTTTAGGAAGAAGCTACTGATGTTAATGCCCCAAATGTGAGTATAACGTTGTATTAACAGTTTATTTGCCTCTCTTTTCCCTCTAAAGATTGTCTGCTCAGGGTTCAGATGTTTGCCTTGACTCCAGAGGAGAGGAGAGTCTGGACCTGGTAAGCACATTGGTCAGCTTGTGTTCTGGACCATGGACTCCATGAGAATCCCCCTAATGTGAAAATGTCGAACACTAACAGGGAATTAGTGACTGACTTTCTCTCCTACAAGCTATCGCAGCGGGGATACAGCTGGAGTCGGTTCGAGGGGGAGGATGAGATCAGGACtgagtctgcagaagaggctgAGATGGCAAGCGTCCCTAATGGGAGTCCATCCTGGCATCCGGGTGCCAGCCACGTGGTGAATGGGGCTGCCGGGCACAGTAACAGCCTTGAAGCCCATGAAAGGGTTCCGGCAACtggagtgaggcaggcactgagAGAGGCAGGAGATGAGTTTGAATTGAGGTATCGGAGGGCTTTCAGTGACCTCACTTCCCAGCTCCACATCACCCCTGGCACGGCATACCAGAGCTTTGAGCAGGTGGTGAATGAACTCTTCCGGGACGGAGTGAACTGGGGGCGCATTGTGGCTTTTTTCTCCTTTGGAGGAGCCCTGTGCGTGGAGAGTGTCGACAAGGAGATGCAGGTGTTGGTTGGACGCATCGTCTCATGGATGACCACTTACCTGACTGACCACCTAGATCCCTGGATCCAAGAGAATGGCGGTTGGGTAAGAACATGTCTCACTTCCAAGGGGACCGTGCTCCCCACTCATCTGACCAGTCTGATTAAAATGTAACTGGCTGAACGCCTTGTGCATGCTAGTAATTGTCCTAGATGTCCATAGTGAAACAAATGCAACTGGAATGGGCCTTTCCCTGCGCATTCTTAGTGGTTTGCCACAAGGGGTCACTCCATTGTGGCAGAGCAAAAAGAATTGGTACTGTGCCCACCAACCAGGCTTGTCTGAATCCCTCTTGCTTCTCGGCCTCCTTGGATGTTGGAGGAACCCTTTTGGCGGCCCCCATAATCCAGGCTGGCTCTTGAGATGGAAGCCCTTGTTCCTTAGCATGTCTGACAGTGGTCGGGAACCCAGCTCAGGACTGAACCTTCCTTCCACCTTTGTTAATGCAATGATCCTAAAATGCTGGGGGTGGGCTTTGCAGCCAAGTGGGATGGATGATATGCTAGCTCTCCACCTCTGGAGATAAGAATTCACCTTCTGATTTGCTCACAAATAAAGTAGGCCTTCTTCCCCTGGGTATCTGTCCTCCATGTAGTCTGAGAATTGAGGTGCGTACCCTTTTAATGGATTTGTGTTAACATGAGTAGGTGTTTCCCACTGAAGCCCACAGTCTCTTCTGCTCATCACCAGATGGCTTGCACTGTGGAACTTGTTAGGTTCAGGGGATTTTGCCAATGGGAAATGAGTGGCCTAGTTTACGCCTTGTTTTATCTCCTGCATTCTGGTGGCTCTCTGTACTGGTGCTGGCTGGACAGGGGGGACAGTTCCAGCTACTAAAATAaccgaggagtctggtggcaccttaaagactaacagatttatttgagcataagcttttgtgggtaaaaaaaacacttcttcagctACTGGCATTTAAGCACTGGAGTATTGTTTCCGTGGCCCGTTGATGAGCTGTGGGTTTGAAAATTGTGTTCAC
This DNA window, taken from Emys orbicularis isolate rEmyOrb1 chromosome 12, rEmyOrb1.hap1, whole genome shotgun sequence, encodes the following:
- the BCL2L1 gene encoding bcl-2-like protein 1; this encodes MSNTNRELVTDFLSYKLSQRGYSWSRFEGEDEIRTESAEEAEMASVPNGSPSWHPGASHVVNGAAGHSNSLEAHERVPATGVRQALREAGDEFELRYRRAFSDLTSQLHITPGTAYQSFEQVVNELFRDGVNWGRIVAFFSFGGALCVESVDKEMQVLVGRIVSWMTTYLTDHLDPWIQENGGWERFVDLYGNDAAAKSRKGQEQFNRWLLTGATLAGVLLLGSLLSRK